The following are encoded in a window of Strigops habroptila isolate Jane chromosome 9, bStrHab1.2.pri, whole genome shotgun sequence genomic DNA:
- the VGLL1 gene encoding transcription cofactor vestigial-like protein 1 isoform X2 yields MEETRKLSPKPCKSKEPVKTEWGAQSVVFTYFQGDINSVVDEHFSRALSNAKNPQDLSTKHKDETVVLKNDSMSPHQWNFSSHCSKTYPSSSAPSMSNSGLNFAAAGLAGQYQPPALRSHPTQPADLWPFPSIGTPSLPSSVYHHALPDLHVGDEPISDRKYGSLLGLLQQEKCLTSMQECTMKQHSSSACMAGPARLQNISQSSAPGGERKPSSYQGSENPSGSHASAGIQIHDRRRDLYF; encoded by the exons atggaagaaacaagGAAGCTCTCTCCAAAGCCGTGTAAAAGCAAAGAACCTGTGAAAACAGAATGGGGGGCTCAGAGTGTTGTATTTACCTATTTCCAAGGGGATATTAACAGTGTGGTGGATGAACATTTTTCAAGAGCCCTAAGCAATGCCAAGAACCCACAAGACCTGAGCACAAAGCACAAGGACGAGACTGTTGTCCTGAAGAACG ATAGCATGTCTCCCCATCAGTGGAATTTCTCTTCACATTGCTCCAAAACATATCCATCATCTTCTGCACCAAGCATGTCAAATTCGGGTCtgaattttgctgctgctggtctggCAGGCCAGTACCAGCCACCAGCTCTGCGGAGTCATCCAACCCAACCTGCAGACTTATGGCCTTTCCCTTCGATTGGGACTCCCAGTCTTCCCAGTTCGGTATATCATCATGCCTTGCCTGACCTGCACGTGGGAGATGAACCCATCTCTGACAGGAAATACGGTTCTCTTCTTGGTCTTCTGCAACAGGAAAAGTGCTTAACATCCATGCAGGAATGTACCATGAAGCAACACTCAAGTTCTGCTTGTATGGCTGGACCTGCTAGGTTACAAAATATAAGTCAAAGTTCAGCTCCTGGGGGAG agagGAAACCAAGCTCTTACCAAGGCTCAGAGAATCCCAGTGGAAGCCACGCCAGTGCAG GCATTCAGATCCATGACAGAAGACGAGATCTGTACTTTTAG
- the VGLL1 gene encoding transcription cofactor vestigial-like protein 1 isoform X1: MEETRKLSPKPCKSKEPVKTEWGAQSVVFTYFQGDINSVVDEHFSRALSNAKNPQDLSTKHKDETVVLKNVDSMSPHQWNFSSHCSKTYPSSSAPSMSNSGLNFAAAGLAGQYQPPALRSHPTQPADLWPFPSIGTPSLPSSVYHHALPDLHVGDEPISDRKYGSLLGLLQQEKCLTSMQECTMKQHSSSACMAGPARLQNISQSSAPGGERKPSSYQGSENPSGSHASAGIQIHDRRRDLYF; encoded by the exons atggaagaaacaagGAAGCTCTCTCCAAAGCCGTGTAAAAGCAAAGAACCTGTGAAAACAGAATGGGGGGCTCAGAGTGTTGTATTTACCTATTTCCAAGGGGATATTAACAGTGTGGTGGATGAACATTTTTCAAGAGCCCTAAGCAATGCCAAGAACCCACAAGACCTGAGCACAAAGCACAAGGACGAGACTGTTGTCCTGAAGAACG tAGATAGCATGTCTCCCCATCAGTGGAATTTCTCTTCACATTGCTCCAAAACATATCCATCATCTTCTGCACCAAGCATGTCAAATTCGGGTCtgaattttgctgctgctggtctggCAGGCCAGTACCAGCCACCAGCTCTGCGGAGTCATCCAACCCAACCTGCAGACTTATGGCCTTTCCCTTCGATTGGGACTCCCAGTCTTCCCAGTTCGGTATATCATCATGCCTTGCCTGACCTGCACGTGGGAGATGAACCCATCTCTGACAGGAAATACGGTTCTCTTCTTGGTCTTCTGCAACAGGAAAAGTGCTTAACATCCATGCAGGAATGTACCATGAAGCAACACTCAAGTTCTGCTTGTATGGCTGGACCTGCTAGGTTACAAAATATAAGTCAAAGTTCAGCTCCTGGGGGAG agagGAAACCAAGCTCTTACCAAGGCTCAGAGAATCCCAGTGGAAGCCACGCCAGTGCAG GCATTCAGATCCATGACAGAAGACGAGATCTGTACTTTTAG